In Passer domesticus isolate bPasDom1 chromosome 7, bPasDom1.hap1, whole genome shotgun sequence, one genomic interval encodes:
- the RPGRIP1L gene encoding protein fantom isoform X3, translating into MPVSADETVGNLAVRDTVLTPAGIEGLKESSSTQNVKAQQVISRISREELEDRFLRLRDDHILLKQYANKQEEKIKRMTTKLIRLVNDKRKCDQAGCGPKRLGHALELEEMIEHLREKVCELEKQNESLRNKLISTKQQLQIQGHRPCLYSSVQSRVNTGLKKESETAGMPEHTKKGMRFQSLEVRSSHLVLPKYGQSLLEDSRAEIRNLETVIESQKNQIEELDRAREILGSQLRRKEKEIEESTLRLKEQGTASQRLNIQDNVEMIKVRKQLAEKSNALSAMEGKFLQLEENLKNLKTSHDALLAKGDELNVQLKEERLKCFHLQKELQTVTISNRRTEELQERINDLEKENELLKENYDKLHNSVFSLPYEQQWKSKEQQLKLQIAKLQAAIKNDLADKNEILDKIKVERDQNEKLMQDNKDLQLRYLEQKQQVDDLKNQVKFLTKESDVGVAEFNEALLLIKDQKQQKNVDLLFFKKVEDDIHKDLEYSMQELQLRHAETVQELEKTRNLLLVQHKISKDYQTEVETMTRKMESLQKDYELKLEQYTHLLDVRASRIRKVEAQLRDIVYDTKPLKSRQEVLPSDPVGGFVETVHLERGENLFEIHISKVIFSSEAMHTFGDWEPATFCTYAFYDFELQITPVVHGKTPSYDFTSQFLVQSDDSFFHYVQENSVTLEVHRAYGIDYETIASCQLKFHEILENDGKIYNTANLVGKKGHIQDYGTVEYWIRLQVPMNQAIIPYKQRSKDLGYITPSFREHEQLSKTPALKKKQRAAQAHKRVSFLDLSAIQMADAKQLSGDKVKEIAEEIQQEKEELSHLSEEQLADQTLITSRDETEIIEELEPEDNSQR; encoded by the exons ATGCCTGTTTCAGCTGATGAAACTGTGGGGAACCTGGCTGTGAGAGACACAGTCCTTACTCCAGCTGGAATTGAAGGATTAAAAG AATCATCATCTACACAGAATGTAAAAGCTCAACAAGTCATATCAAGAATCAGTCGAGAGGAGCTGGAAGACAGATTTCTTCGTCTACGTGATGACCACATCCTACTCAAACAGTATGCCAATAAGCAggaggagaaaattaaaag aatgACCACCAAGTTAATACGGCTTGTTAATGATAAAAGAAAATGTGACCAGGCTGGCTGTGGACCCAAGCGGCTGGGTCACgctctggagctggaagaaatGATTGAGCATTTGCGAGAAAAAGTTTGTGAgcttgagaaacaaaatgagagcCTCCGCAACAAACTCATTTCAACTAAACAGCAGCTCCAGATTCAAGGCCATAGGCCTTGTCTGTATAGCTCCGTTCAATCTCGTGTGAACACTGGTCTCAAAAAAGAGAGTGAGACTGCTGGCATGCCAGAGCACACCAAGAAGG GAATGAGATTTCAAAGTTTAGAAGTGAGATCATCTCACCTTGTGCTCCCCAAATACGGACAGAGTCTGCTCGAGGATTCAAGGGCTGAAATCAGAAATTT GGAGACTGTCATTGAGTCCCAAAAGAACCAAATTGAGGAACTAGACCGTGCCAGAGAAATTCTTGGGAGTCAGctaagaaggaaagaaaaggaaattgaaGAATCCACCCTACGGCTGAAAGAGCAGGGTACAGCAAGCCAAAG gCTAAACATTCAGGACAATGTGGAAATGATCAAGGTCCGTAAACAGCTGGCTGAGAAAAGCAATGCTCTTTCAGCAATGGAAGGAAAATTTCTCCAGCTTGAAGAG AACCTAAAGAACTTGAAGACCAGCCATGATGCTTTATTAGCAAAAGGTGATGAACTGAATGTTCAGCTTAAAGAAGAGCGGCTAAAGTGCTTTCATCTTCAAAAAGAATTGCAGACAGTAACTATTTCAAACAGAAGGACAGAAGAG TTACAGGAAAGAATAAATGATCTAGAAAAAGAGAATGAACTCTTGAAGGAAAACTATGATAAGCTGCATAACAG TGTCTTCAGTCTGCCCTATGAACAGCAATGGAAATCAAAGGAGCAGCAACTGAAACTGCAAATTGCTAAACTACAGGCAGCTATCAAAAATGATCTAGCAGACAAAAATGAAATCCTTGACAAGATCAAAGTAGAAAGAG ACCAAAACGAAAAGCTGATGCAAGACAACAAAGACCTGCAATTACGCTACCTGGAACAAAAACAACAAGTAGATGATCTGAAAAATCAAGTGAAGTTTTTAACCAAG GAAAGTGATGTTGGTGTGGCAGAATTCAATGAAGCCCTCTTACTTATAAAG GAtcaaaagcaacaaaagaaTGTGGACCTTCTGTTCTTCAAAAAAGTGGAAGATGATATCCATAAAGATTTAGAATACTCCATGCAGGAACTGCAATTAAGACATGCAGAAACTGTGCAAGAACTTGAAAAGACAAGGAATTTGTTACTTGTGCAGCACAAAATTAGCAAAGATTACCAG ACTGAAGTAGAAACAATGACAAGAAAGATGGAAAGTCTACAGAAAGACTATGAGTTAAAATTGGAACAGTATACCCATCTTCTTGATGTTAGAGCTTCACGTATCCGAAAAGTAGAAG CCCAACTAAGAGACATTGTGTATGATACAAAACCACTTAAGTCCAGACAAGAGGTATTGCCGAGTGATCCAGTGGGTGGATTTGTTGAAACTGTTCATTTAGAAAGAGGAGAGAACCTTTTTGAAATTCATATCAGCAAAGTGATCTTCTCTTCTGAAGCTATGCACACTTTTGGTGACTGGGAGCCTGCAACCTTTTGTACTTACGCATTCTATGACTTTGAACTTCAGATAACCCCAGTAGTTCATGGGAAGACTCCATCATATGACTTCACTTCTCAGTTTCTTGTGCAGTCTGATGATAGCTTCTTTCACTATGTACAGGAAAACAGCGTCACACTGGAGGTTCATCGTGCATACGGCATAGATTATGAAACAATTGCTTCTTGTCAGCTTAAGTTCCATGAAATCTTGGAAAACGATGGCAAGATCTACAACACAGCAAATTTAGTTG gaaaaaaaggaCACATTCAAGATTATGGTACCGTAGAATACTGGATCAGGTTACAAGTTCCTATGAACCAAGCTATTATTCCCTACAAACAGAGGTCAAAGGATCTGGGATATATAACCCCCAGTTTTAGGGAACATGAGCAACTCTCCAAG actCCAGCACTCAAAAAGAAGCAGCGTGCAGCTCAAGCACACAAGAGAGTCTCCTTTCTGGATCTTAGTGCAATACAGATGGCA
- the RPGRIP1L gene encoding protein fantom isoform X5 has protein sequence MPVSADETVGNLAVRDTVLTPAGIEGLKESSSTQNVKAQQVISRISREELEDRFLRLRDDHILLKQYANKQEEKIKRMTTKLIRLVNDKRKCDQAGCGPKRLGHALELEEMIEHLREKVCELEKQNESLRNKLISTKQQLQIQGHRPCLYSSVQSRVNTGLKKESETAGMPEHTKKGMRFQSLEVRSSHLVLPKYGQSLLEDSRAEIRNLETVIESQKNQIEELDRAREILGSQLRRKEKEIEESTLRLKEQGTASQRLNIQDNVEMIKVRKQLAEKSNALSAMEGKFLQLEENLKNLKTSHDALLAKGDELNVQLKEERLKCFHLQKELQTVTISNRRTEELQERINDLEKENELLKENYDKLHNRKVMLVWQNSMKPSYL, from the exons ATGCCTGTTTCAGCTGATGAAACTGTGGGGAACCTGGCTGTGAGAGACACAGTCCTTACTCCAGCTGGAATTGAAGGATTAAAAG AATCATCATCTACACAGAATGTAAAAGCTCAACAAGTCATATCAAGAATCAGTCGAGAGGAGCTGGAAGACAGATTTCTTCGTCTACGTGATGACCACATCCTACTCAAACAGTATGCCAATAAGCAggaggagaaaattaaaag aatgACCACCAAGTTAATACGGCTTGTTAATGATAAAAGAAAATGTGACCAGGCTGGCTGTGGACCCAAGCGGCTGGGTCACgctctggagctggaagaaatGATTGAGCATTTGCGAGAAAAAGTTTGTGAgcttgagaaacaaaatgagagcCTCCGCAACAAACTCATTTCAACTAAACAGCAGCTCCAGATTCAAGGCCATAGGCCTTGTCTGTATAGCTCCGTTCAATCTCGTGTGAACACTGGTCTCAAAAAAGAGAGTGAGACTGCTGGCATGCCAGAGCACACCAAGAAGG GAATGAGATTTCAAAGTTTAGAAGTGAGATCATCTCACCTTGTGCTCCCCAAATACGGACAGAGTCTGCTCGAGGATTCAAGGGCTGAAATCAGAAATTT GGAGACTGTCATTGAGTCCCAAAAGAACCAAATTGAGGAACTAGACCGTGCCAGAGAAATTCTTGGGAGTCAGctaagaaggaaagaaaaggaaattgaaGAATCCACCCTACGGCTGAAAGAGCAGGGTACAGCAAGCCAAAG gCTAAACATTCAGGACAATGTGGAAATGATCAAGGTCCGTAAACAGCTGGCTGAGAAAAGCAATGCTCTTTCAGCAATGGAAGGAAAATTTCTCCAGCTTGAAGAG AACCTAAAGAACTTGAAGACCAGCCATGATGCTTTATTAGCAAAAGGTGATGAACTGAATGTTCAGCTTAAAGAAGAGCGGCTAAAGTGCTTTCATCTTCAAAAAGAATTGCAGACAGTAACTATTTCAAACAGAAGGACAGAAGAG TTACAGGAAAGAATAAATGATCTAGAAAAAGAGAATGAACTCTTGAAGGAAAACTATGATAAGCTGCATAACAG GAAAGTGATGTTGGTGTGGCAGAATTCAATGAAGCCCTCTTACTTATAA
- the RPGRIP1L gene encoding protein fantom isoform X6, translated as MPVSADETVGNLAVRDTVLTPAGIEGLKESSSTQNVKAQQVISRISREELEDRFLRLRDDHILLKQYANKQEEKIKRNEISKFRSEIISPCAPQIRTESARGFKG; from the exons ATGCCTGTTTCAGCTGATGAAACTGTGGGGAACCTGGCTGTGAGAGACACAGTCCTTACTCCAGCTGGAATTGAAGGATTAAAAG AATCATCATCTACACAGAATGTAAAAGCTCAACAAGTCATATCAAGAATCAGTCGAGAGGAGCTGGAAGACAGATTTCTTCGTCTACGTGATGACCACATCCTACTCAAACAGTATGCCAATAAGCAggaggagaaaattaaaag GAATGAGATTTCAAAGTTTAGAAGTGAGATCATCTCACCTTGTGCTCCCCAAATACGGACAGAGTCTGCTCGAGGATTCAAGGGCTGA
- the RPGRIP1L gene encoding protein fantom isoform X4 — MPVSADETVGNLAVRDTVLTPAGIEGLKESSSTQNVKAQQVISRISREELEDRFLRLRDDHILLKQYANKQEEKIKRMTTKLIRLVNDKRKCDQAGCGPKRLGHALELEEMIEHLREKVCELEKQNESLRNKLISTKQQLQIQGHRPCLYSSVQSRVNTGLKKESETAGMPEHTKKGMRFQSLEVRSSHLVLPKYGQSLLEDSRAEIRNLETVIESQKNQIEELDRAREILGSQLRRKEKEIEESTLRLKEQGTASQRLNIQDNVEMIKVRKQLAEKSNALSAMEGKFLQLEENLKNLKTSHDALLAKGDELNVQLKEERLKCFHLQKELQTVTISNRRTEELQERINDLEKENELLKENYDKLHNSVFSLPYEQQWKSKEQQLKLQIAKLQAAIKNDLADKNEILDKIKVERGK, encoded by the exons ATGCCTGTTTCAGCTGATGAAACTGTGGGGAACCTGGCTGTGAGAGACACAGTCCTTACTCCAGCTGGAATTGAAGGATTAAAAG AATCATCATCTACACAGAATGTAAAAGCTCAACAAGTCATATCAAGAATCAGTCGAGAGGAGCTGGAAGACAGATTTCTTCGTCTACGTGATGACCACATCCTACTCAAACAGTATGCCAATAAGCAggaggagaaaattaaaag aatgACCACCAAGTTAATACGGCTTGTTAATGATAAAAGAAAATGTGACCAGGCTGGCTGTGGACCCAAGCGGCTGGGTCACgctctggagctggaagaaatGATTGAGCATTTGCGAGAAAAAGTTTGTGAgcttgagaaacaaaatgagagcCTCCGCAACAAACTCATTTCAACTAAACAGCAGCTCCAGATTCAAGGCCATAGGCCTTGTCTGTATAGCTCCGTTCAATCTCGTGTGAACACTGGTCTCAAAAAAGAGAGTGAGACTGCTGGCATGCCAGAGCACACCAAGAAGG GAATGAGATTTCAAAGTTTAGAAGTGAGATCATCTCACCTTGTGCTCCCCAAATACGGACAGAGTCTGCTCGAGGATTCAAGGGCTGAAATCAGAAATTT GGAGACTGTCATTGAGTCCCAAAAGAACCAAATTGAGGAACTAGACCGTGCCAGAGAAATTCTTGGGAGTCAGctaagaaggaaagaaaaggaaattgaaGAATCCACCCTACGGCTGAAAGAGCAGGGTACAGCAAGCCAAAG gCTAAACATTCAGGACAATGTGGAAATGATCAAGGTCCGTAAACAGCTGGCTGAGAAAAGCAATGCTCTTTCAGCAATGGAAGGAAAATTTCTCCAGCTTGAAGAG AACCTAAAGAACTTGAAGACCAGCCATGATGCTTTATTAGCAAAAGGTGATGAACTGAATGTTCAGCTTAAAGAAGAGCGGCTAAAGTGCTTTCATCTTCAAAAAGAATTGCAGACAGTAACTATTTCAAACAGAAGGACAGAAGAG TTACAGGAAAGAATAAATGATCTAGAAAAAGAGAATGAACTCTTGAAGGAAAACTATGATAAGCTGCATAACAG TGTCTTCAGTCTGCCCTATGAACAGCAATGGAAATCAAAGGAGCAGCAACTGAAACTGCAAATTGCTAAACTACAGGCAGCTATCAAAAATGATCTAGCAGACAAAAATGAAATCCTTGACAAGATCAAAGTAGAAAGAG GAAAGTGA